The genomic segment GTCCCCCGCTTTAAATACGGGGGACTTATCCAACTCGATAGACAACAGCGGCCCTGCTTCTACCACCTCACCCCAAGCGGAAAAATCAAATTCCGGATGAGAAACGCTGGCCACATCGCCCCGCAGGGCAAGACGGGATTCAAGCTCTACCTCAAATTCAATAGTTTCAGACCGGAAAGCATGAATCCGCAGTTCCTTCATGCCCTCACGGTATGCATGAGCACGGCTGGTAATGCCCATGAACCGCTTATTGGCAGGCTGCCGTGTCAGGTTGTCAGGCAACACGGCGGTTACATCGCGCATTGTCCATGTATCTTGATCAAGATATTCAATTATCGCATGATCCGGCGTGTCTTCGGTGTGCAGATTAAACGAACGCGAAAATGTACCCCGCCTGATATTATGCGGAGTAAACACCGCCCGCACAGGCCGCCCCGCTTCATCCCGCACAAAACTGGTCCGCGTGCCCACATGGCGGGTTATCACGCTTACGGTGCGGCTGGCCTGCTGAATCAGTTCATGCAGGGTAACGCCGGTATCAACAACATAGTCCAGATATTCGCCCTCTGCCGCACGCTCGTGCCCGATGCGCCACAGGGTATCCAGATCTATCTGGCTGTCCGGTTGATTGCCGCCATGTTTTGCCCGCAGAATCTCAGACATTGCAGCAGCCCAGTTTCTTGTGGGCTGCGGTTCGCTCCATGTGCCTGTCACCCTGTCGTACAAAGGCAACATGCGTGTATCTATCACCTTGAACTGTTTGCTTGCTGCCTGTGACAGGCTGTCAGTGGCGCGGGCTTTTACCGCTATAACATCCTGCGCATACGTCAGGCGGCTGGGCAAAAAGGCACGCATATTCGCCCATACAACACGGTCAAGCACCTGCCCGTCGTTGCTTTTATTGGTGGTGCGGCGCACACGCACTTCATACCGGCCTGCAGGTATTGCAATATCCCACGTCACCCGCAACGGATCACGGGTGGCGCCGGAAACGGCCTCTTCTTTCAGTACAGCCCAGTCGCTGACAGGAGTACCCAGATCGTCAATACGACGAAAATCTGCCCTTATCCCCACGCTGATGGTGGTCATGCCGCTTGTGGTCATCTTGCCAAGGCCGTTAAAAATTAAATCCAGCGCTATCCTGCTGCACTCTGTTCCGGCCGTGTTGGCAGCAAAGGCACCTACCCAGTTGTTTTCCCCGTCAACATTCGGCCCGCGCAGTTCCTGACCGCTCACCTCGTCAGATGTTTCCACATTGTCAGGAAAAAGCGTCACCGGCTGCCCTGCCGGCACAAACTCCAACGTAATTTCAGGAAAGTTGCCGGTATACTCCCCGTCCTTCCAGATTGCCGTATCCGCTATGCGCACCTCATGTATCTGGTATGCCCCCACCCCGTTGCCCAGCAGCTGGTATACATATTGTTCGTTGCCCTCATATTCCCACCACGGCTCCGCCACGAGGTCGGGCGTTGTCAGGTTGGTGCCGAATTTTTCGCGGATAATCTGGTACAGCCGTGCGCTGTTGCTGGCGGGCTGCATGGAATACGTAGGACTGCTTGCCTCCACCCCCCGCGCACTGGAAAGTTCCGGCGTAGGCATACGGGGGGTGGGGGCAAGAGCGTTCACCAGCATCATGCCGCCCAGTCCTGCAACACCGGCAGCCACATATGCGCCGGTTCCCCATGCGGCAGCAGCCCCCGGCAGCATGGGCCCCATAAAAGTGTAGTTCGCCCACCACTGCCCTGTTGCATAGGCCGCGGCCATCACGGCCACCATCAGCACGGTGCGTATAGGGTTGGAGCCTCCGCCCCCGCCGCCCAGCGGCAGCAGAACAAAAACAACGGTGTCCTCATCGGCTGTTACTCTGGCTGCCCACTCGTCACGCAGCACCGGCACGCCGTTATGCACGCACACAACGGCCCCCTGCGGCACGGCCGAAGACAAATCGCTCAACGATTTTCCGCCTGCCATTTCCTTACGGCAGGTCACCATGCTTCCGGCAGTATGCACTAGCAGCACGCAGCCACCCCCGCCATGCTGTGCCGCATGTACTGCAATGCCTTCCAGCCCTGCGCACGCAGTTCAAAAGGCGAATCCAGCACAACGCCGAACCCGCGCAGGCAGTGCAGCACCATGCCGCCATCTGCGGTTTCCACATACACCCCGATGTGGTCAGGATCAGACCGGCGAAACATCCACACCACATCGTATTCCCGCGGAGCTTCAACAACCGCAAACTCCCCGTATCGGGCAAGGTTGCGCACGTCCCCCAGCACAGCCCGCAGGTTTGCGGGGTCGGCAACTATGGCAGGCGAATCTATGCCCAGACGGGTTTTGTAAATATACCGCACCAGCTCGCCGCAATTGTATGTTACAGGCGGGTTCGGTTTACGCGCCCACGGCTTACCTATCAGTTCTTCTGCCCAATGCGGCAATGTGTTCATTAGCGCCCCCGTACAAGTCCGGGGTATTCGCCCGGTGTATATTGCCGGCCGAAAATCTTGTTCAGCCAGTTCACAAACTCCGCGCGGCCTTCCGCAACTCCCGCACTGCACGACACCTTGCGTATCTGTGCACCGTGGTACACAAGCTGCGGCTCTTCCGGCATGGATTCCAGATACTCACGGTAGGTAAAGTCGATGGGTGTGCGCTGCTTACGTGCCGCCACAAGATGCCCGGTCAACAGCTCTGTGACATTATCTATGCGGACAACAAATTCACCGGGGGCGCGTTCTGACTGCTGCGGCAGCGTCAACGCAAAGCCGCAGTGCACAAACGGCACGGCCTTGCCCGCATCAGCAGGAGCATCCGGTTCCAGAGTCAGGGTATGAACGCCCGGTTCCGGCTCTTCAATAGGCCAGTGCACAACGCGCACTGGCTCGGTAAAGGCAGGGTGCCGCAGTTCGATAGTGTATAAAATGCGGGTATCAGCGGGGGCAGAAGCATAGGCCTCCGCAATGGCTTTTTCCCAGATATCGGCAGGCTGCGCCATCAGTACAACCCTCCGGAACGCGTGTTGCCGTACACCCGCTCAATGGCGGCACTGGTCCGGCTGGTGCCGTTGCTCACGCCTTCGGCCATGCGGCGGTCTATCTCTTCAATAATCACATCCACATCCATGCCGCCCTCTGCATTGGGGCGCTGCACTGCCCGTGCCTGTACATTGCCGCTGTTGTTGTACACATTCACAGTCACCCCGCCGCCTGTACGCAGGGCAGGAACAACCTTGAAGCCGCCCTTGGGAATCACAGTTTCCCCTTCCTGCAAAATGGCGGGAAACTCATCAGGCAACAGGCCGGAATGATACCGGGGTGCACCGGCAAAGATGGCAGGGTCAACAGGTCGGGTGAAGCTAGGGGCATCACGGCCGATCACGCCGCCGTCATGGAAAAAGGAACCGAGAAAAGAGAATATACCGCCACCGCCGCCCATCATGCCGCCAAGCATGTCTCCCATGCCTCCGGCAAGCGGCCCTGTAATGCCTTGCTGCACAACCATACGCATCATGTCTTTAATGACGGAGTCGGCAAAATCCGAAAACGAAAGCTTGCCCGTCATGGCAAACGAGACAACAGCGTCTTCCATGGTTTTGAAGCTGTCAGAAATCATGCGCTCCGCACCTCTGGCAGCATCTGTAGCTTCATCATGGTACGAACGCATGGCACGCACCGCGCCGGATTCCCAATCACGGGCAGCCTGTAATTTTTCCTCCTTTGCCCATTGCGCAACTGCTACTTCATTCGCTCCGGCTTTGACGTAGGCTTTGCCCTGCTCTTCTATCTGCGCCAGCTTAAATTCAGTTTCGCCCAGCACAAGCTGCCGGTGCTTTTCTGCAAACTCCGTCATTAAGGCAAGATTACGGGCTTTCTCTGCCTCTGCCTGCTTTCCTGCCGCCTTAAAAGCCGCATCTTGCTGTGCGCTTCTCTCACTTGGGCTGACCATGCTGTTCAGCTCGTGCAGATACATGGAATTACCGGGAATGCCGAAATCTTCCCATGTTTTCTTCCGCGTATTTCCACGTGCGGGTTTATCCGCCAGTTCCGCAAGCTTCCGGGCTTTTTCTGCTTCTATGGCCACAATTTGCGCACTATATTGCGCAGCATTG from the Oleidesulfovibrio alaskensis DSM 16109 genome contains:
- a CDS encoding host specificity factor TipJ family phage tail protein, whose amino-acid sequence is MLLVHTAGSMVTCRKEMAGGKSLSDLSSAVPQGAVVCVHNGVPVLRDEWAARVTADEDTVVFVLLPLGGGGGGSNPIRTVLMVAVMAAAYATGQWWANYTFMGPMLPGAAAAWGTGAYVAAGVAGLGGMMLVNALAPTPRMPTPELSSARGVEASSPTYSMQPASNSARLYQIIREKFGTNLTTPDLVAEPWWEYEGNEQYVYQLLGNGVGAYQIHEVRIADTAIWKDGEYTGNFPEITLEFVPAGQPVTLFPDNVETSDEVSGQELRGPNVDGENNWVGAFAANTAGTECSRIALDLIFNGLGKMTTSGMTTISVGIRADFRRIDDLGTPVSDWAVLKEEAVSGATRDPLRVTWDIAIPAGRYEVRVRRTTNKSNDGQVLDRVVWANMRAFLPSRLTYAQDVIAVKARATDSLSQAASKQFKVIDTRMLPLYDRVTGTWSEPQPTRNWAAAMSEILRAKHGGNQPDSQIDLDTLWRIGHERAAEGEYLDYVVDTGVTLHELIQQASRTVSVITRHVGTRTSFVRDEAGRPVRAVFTPHNIRRGTFSRSFNLHTEDTPDHAIIEYLDQDTWTMRDVTAVLPDNLTRQPANKRFMGITSRAHAYREGMKELRIHAFRSETIEFEVELESRLALRGDVASVSHPEFDFSAWGEVVEAGPLLSIELDKSPVFKAGDEVYLELRRPNGKPWGPCKVAGIADDVVTLDAEDLGILLAQGVGDPFEWLRTDTNAGRTVWRMGVGRNFAERVIITSVTPRGMFHAKISAVVDAPEVYEPIGDPPPWDPGTNLPGNPDTPEVTDLRVRVGGTATAPVLALNWRPSAGAVGYVVQWSADGNQWQTAAEPTVNSATVPVSAGHVSVRVAAIGKLQGPWATWEGTTDIQPPLMPSPVLAQPYAGGVLAVTWAAAAGAEEYLVTVLHDGAELRTVALGGTAWTYAADLMQADGGPKRGYTLQVKARNQAGESAAGALAVNDPVPSVPVNITGSAAVDSVTITWTPVPGDVTGYIALRGTSASFAATAAVETKTVTAASVTFSGLAAGTDHYFRIVAKDAYADLTGVLDDLSPSDVLTVRTLAE
- a CDS encoding DUF1833 family protein — its product is MAQPADIWEKAIAEAYASAPADTRILYTIELRHPAFTEPVRVVHWPIEEPEPGVHTLTLEPDAPADAGKAVPFVHCGFALTLPQQSERAPGEFVVRIDNVTELLTGHLVAARKQRTPIDFTYREYLESMPEEPQLVYHGAQIRKVSCSAGVAEGRAEFVNWLNKIFGRQYTPGEYPGLVRGR